A single genomic interval of Sceloporus undulatus isolate JIND9_A2432 ecotype Alabama chromosome 2, SceUnd_v1.1, whole genome shotgun sequence harbors:
- the LOC121922947 gene encoding uncharacterized protein LOC121922947 — translation VLYGCLFRLFLIALLLPPVWLQFVPVTGQVDVECLGSLARLKLNSDYFHNKYISFSAIDKFGRSWLIDGVQATRCGYTIFQDVWGNIELRASLLGCYAQIVDDQRFTLNIQITAGMDPEMRGAVVLKVPVSCSYGPWQPREIVCEANYMEVSVRRNVPPIPDGFLQDQPDDWESAFPEVQAGTPSVWQVVFHVDNGKKAMLVEEAHAVGYGINTTDTRIVLRSSYNATEAQKLEVNGVPFSSVRSSTYYKQRWMLLMVDTAVACPIDGMTYTQETITWTIPKAISPLLAGVGTITELQVELGINLNKIPKQDIVRRGYLLDSDKNAIIVKIPIGAPDGSYKSDVVDGQLMSTYKINLYIEHLWEDDKRGVTKHTILKEINTPLQLVPVTVTDYTNISIQLFNATVGPFLPDVELVSVTVDESGPLPLPKADKKGYKIYETKHPNGSKYYIVQVPFDTPGIEKKYVPDNIRNYSTIPILGFRVVPQAKTFDVPVPFVALVKDAVLPQAEGFCDDKALYLVMKRGNVDQDWLPFVKDTHLNQETAQSLGYTLHDNQTHLALRVPRHGVHIFYEEIGPLGIVATFQLLLKDHLAQTEMMDFAISCSFSPKDLIDCRPNGTMVISAVKLVGVPDMELSSLVLKDKRCKPASVTEEEATFVFDVSSCGTTRKFEDTTMTYENEVLYFLPGQATPVYRLKCACQYFIGDTLMLQYTPVEAPSPSILPGVGLLALALKLARDKSYSNFYQDSEYPVIRYLREPLHFQVELLHSQDPQLELFLEDCWATATEDRNSSPQWNIVVDSCENTEDTHQTTFHGVPSAFVPFPTHLKRFEVKMFTFVVDRQALQGQIYFHCSVVICDSSYPTSDALCARRCIPRRQRIGRSIDSTSDLQGYVSSGAITIGRRNHA, via the exons GTCCTTTATGGCTGTCTTTTTAGGCTGTTCCTTATTGctcttctgcttcctccagtATGGCTTCAATTTGTTCCTGTAACAG GTCAGGTCGACGTGGAATGTCTGGGTAGCCTTGCCAGACTCAAACTGAATTCGGACTATTTCCACAACAAGTACATCAGCTTTTCTGCAATTG ACAAATTTGGCAGGTCTTGGCTGATAGATGGAGTCCAGGCTACAAGATGCGGATACACCATCTTCCAGGATGTCTGGGGAAACATCGAGCTCCGTGCCTCCCTGCTGGGTTGTTATGCTCAGATAGTG GATGATCAACGTTTCACTTTGAACATTCAAATTACGGCAGGGATGGATCCAGAGATGCGTGGTGCCGTTGTCCTCAAAGTCCCAGTGAGCTGTTCCTATGGCCCTTGGCAACCCAGGGAAATAGTCTGTGAGGCAAACTATATGGAG GTCTCTGTCAGAAGAAATGTACCACCAATCCCCGATGGCTTTCTTCAAGACCAACCTGATGATTGGGAATCTGCCTTCCCAGAG GTCCAAGCAGGCACACCTTCTGTTTGGCAAGTTGTCTTTCATGTGGACAATGGCAAGAAAGCCATGCTGGTTGAAGAGGCTCATGCTGTTGGCTACGGGATCAACACAACAGACACGAGGATTGTGTTGAGGTCTTCCTATAATGCAACCGAGGCTCAGAAGTTGGAG GTCAATGGGGTTCCTTTCTCCTCCGTGAGATCGAGTACCTACTACAAGCAGCGCTGGATGCTCCTCATGGTGGACACAGCTGTGGCCTGTCCTATAG ATGGAATGACTTACACACAAGAGACAATCACCTGGACTATCCCAAAAGCTATCTCCCCCCTCCTGGCTGGAGTTGGCACCATCACAGAACTGCAAGTGGAACTGGGCATCAACCTGAACAAGATTCCTAAGCAAGACATAGTCCGTCGAGGGTACTTGCTGGATAGTGACAAGAATGCCATTATAGTAAAGATCCCTATTGGGGCACCTGATGGTAGTTATAAG AGTGATGTTGTTGATGGGCAACTAATGAGCACCTACAAAATCAACCTCTACATAGAGCATCTCTGGGAAGATGACAAGAGAGGTGTCACAAAGCACACCATCCTGAAGGAGATCAACACCCCTCTGCAGCTCGTGCCAGTAACAGTTACAGACT atacAAACATCAGTATTCAGCTCTTTAATGCAACAGTTGGGCCCTTCTTACCAGATGTAGAGCTGGTCAGCGTGACAGTGGATGAATCAGGGCCATTGCCACTTCCTAAGGCTGACAAAAAGGGCTATAAGATCTATGAAACCAAGCATCCCAATGGTAGCAAATATTACATTGTGCAAGTCCCTTTTGATACCCCTGGAATTGAGAAGAAG taTGTGCCAGATAACATCAGAAACTACAGCACAATCCCCATATTGGGATTTCGTGTGGTTCCCCAGGCAAAGACCTTTGATGTTCCAGTTCCTTTTGTTGCTCTGGTCAAGGATGCAG TGCTGCCTCAGGCTGAGGGGTTCTGTGATGACAAAGCCCTCTATTTAGTGATGAAACGTGGGAATGTGGACCAGGACTGGCTGCCCTTTGTGAAGGACACACACCTGAACCAGGAGACAGCCCAGAGTCTTGGTTATACATTACATGACAATCAGACCCACTTGGCCTTGAGAGTGCCCAGGCATGGTGTGCACATTTTCTATGAG GAAATAGGACCTCTTGGGATCGTGGCCACTTTCCAGCTGCTGCTGAAGGACCATCTTGCTCAAACTGAAATGatggattttgccatttcctgCAGCTTCTCTCCAAAAGATCTCATTG ACTGCCGGCCTAATGGCACCATGGTGATCTCTGCTGTGAAGCTGGTTGGGGTCCCAGATATGGAGCTCTCTAGTCTAGTTCTGAAAGACAAACGTTGCAAGCCAGCCTCAGTGACAGAGGAAGAAGCGACCTTCGTCTTTGATGTGAGCTCTTGTGGGACAACTCGCAAG TTTGAAGACACCACCATGACCTATGAGAATGAAGTCCTGTATTTCCTCCCAGGCCAAGCCACGCCTGTCTATCG GTTGAAATGTGCTTGCCAGTATTTCATTGGTGATACTCTGATGCTTCAGTATACCCCAGTAGAAGCTCCATCGCCAAGCATCCTCCCTGGGGTTGGGCTGCTGGCGCTTGCCCTCAAGCTGGCCAGGG ACAAATCCTACAGCAACTTTTACCAAGACTCAGAGTATCCAGTGATTCGGTACCTTAGGGAGCCTCTCCACTTCCAGGTAGAGCTTCTCCACAGCCAGGACCCCCAGCTGGAACTTTTTCTGGAGGACTGCTGGGCCACAGCCACAGAGGACAGGAACAGTTCTCCCCAGTGGAACATAGTGGTTGACAG ctgTGAAAACACCGAAGACACACATCAGACCACGTTCCATGGAGTCCCTAGTGCCTTTGTGCCATTCCCTACACACCTGAAGCGGTTTGAAGTGAAAATGTTTACCTTTGTGGTGGACAGACAAGCTCTTCAGGGGCAG ATCTACTTCCACTGCAGTGTGGTAATCTGTGATTCCAGCTATCCAACCTCTGATGCCCTCTGTGCCAGGCGCTGCATTCCCAGAAGGCAGAGAATAG GCCGTAGTATTGATTCGACCAGTGATCTGCAGGGATATGTCTCATCTGGAGCAATTACGATTGGAAGGAGGAACCATGCTTAA